The Bernardetia sp. ABR2-2B DNA window TTTTTTCCTCTATACTCATCTTAACAAGTGTAAGCTGCTCATTTGTGGTTTGAAGTTCCTCTGAATTTTGTCTCAATTCTTCTTCTGATGCTTGAAGTTCTTCATGTTTTTGAACAATCTCTTTCTTCTGATTTTCTAAAAGAGCATTTTGTGCCTCAATTTTTTTGTTTTTCTTTTTGTTTTGAATAAACGCAAAAAGAGCAAAACCAAATAATACAAGAGCAGCTATAGCAATTAGATAAGCAATGTATTTAGAAGACTTTTGTTTTGCAGTCTCCAATCGTTCCTTTTCATTTTCTAATTCTTTGAGTTGATTTTGCTGTTTAAGAATTTCTTTTTCTTTCTTCTGCTTCTCGGCCTCAAGAGCTTGTTCTCTTAATTGAGCTGCATTTTCTCGTCGTTCGTTTTCCAAGATTTGAATATCTTGTTTTCTTTTAGCTGCATCAAGCTCATTTTTGGCAAGTAAGAGAGCTTGTTGAGTTTGTTCTCTTTGAAGCACTGCATTTTCTATCTCACTTTTACGCAACTCACTTTCACTCTTTAAAAGCTGATTTTCCTTTGCTTGTTTTTCAGCTTCACTACGTATTTTTTCTAACCTTAGACGTTCTTGTTCTCTATCATTTTCATATTGAACTAATTGAGTTTCTTGTCTTTCAGCTTCTGTGCGTTGTCTTTGTAATTCTTCTTTCTCTTGGGCTGTTGCTGCTTCTAGTTTTTCTTTTATATCTGTATATTTTTTGAAGGCTTCTTGAGACTGTCTGAAATCTCCTTCATATTCCCAAATTTTAGATAAAAGCAAATACGAATCAGCCAATGTGCTTTGCTGATTATTTTTTTCTGCAATCGCTATTGCCTTTCCTACTTTTGCCCTAGCCTCTTGTGCATGAGCAGCTAAGTATTCATTTGCACCTAAATAATTATAAGATTCTGCAATAGCTGCAACATCATTTTTTTCTTCATTTATTTTTAAGGCTTCTTGATATTGAGCTTGTGCAGCAGAAAATTTTTTGAGCGCAGTGTAAGTTACACCCAAGTTATTAAAAACAACCTCATCTTTTTTCTTGATTTTTCCAAGTGCTTCAAGAGCTTTTTCGAAATAAGAAATAGCTTCTTTTTCTTGCTCTAACTGTCTATACAAATATCCAATGCTATTGGCAGCAAAAGCTACTTGCTCTAAATTATCTCCTTTTTCTACTTCTAAGTTATACTTTTCAATAGAATATTTAAGAGAGTTTTCTGGGTGCTTTACTCTACTTACAATAGCCAATTTTCCTAAAGAAAATGATATAAGCCCTTTATTTCCTGTTTTTTTGTCTTCTTCTAATAGCTTTATATAGTTTTGTTCAGATTTTTCATAATCTCCATTCAAAAACTGATTATGAGCTATTTTTCTATTGAGTTCCGTTATTTCTTTATCCTTATTATTAGATTTATAAATCTGTTTTGCCTTCTCAAAATTTTCTATTGCTTTATCATAAGCAAACCAATTTTGATATAAAAGTCCGATTTCTGTAAAGACTTCGGCTTTTCCTAAAACAGCTTTTTCTTTGTCTTCTTCCACTCTCTCAAATTGCGTATTTGCTTGAACGGCATAATTAAGAGCTGTAGAATAATCGTTTTGATAACGGTATGCCCTAGAGATAACTGTCAGTAGTTTTCCTCTTTGGAAGGCATTATTATTATTCTTCAAAGCTGTCTGTGCATGTCGAATCGCTTGATTGTAATTTCCTTTTTCTAGATGATAAGACGGAGAATCTTCTTGTGCCAAAACAGAAAAAGACAAAAATACAAAAAGAAATATATTTACACACAAGAAAACTAACCAATTACTTATTTTTATTGAAGGAGAATAAGTAATTATACTATTATTTTTTATAGAAATAAATGCTAGTTTCATTAGGTGGTATAAAAATGAAAAACTATTTAAGTAGGATTATTTTGGATATTTTTTGATTGATTAATTAAGGGAATAAATCAATGTATCAATTTGATGATTTTTTTATTAAAATGCAAACTGAATTTAGGCTTATTCTATAAATAAAAACAATCTATTCATTTTGTTTCTCAAGTTTTAACTCTCTGAAATACAAAAACAAAGGAAAGGCAAAGGCAATCGCCACCAAAAAAGTAAGTGGAATAAAAATCCACCAGTATTTCATTTTTAACTTTCTTGCTTCTGGAATATACCACGCAAAAAATGTAAATACCACTACCATCAAATCAGCACTAAACGAACGAGCAGGAAAAGTCGTTTTTGTTTGGGCAATATAATTTAAGATAGACGTATTTTCTTCTGTCAAGTAAAATTGAATATTAAAATACCACGTCCAACAAATACCTAAAAGAGCCAA harbors:
- a CDS encoding DUF2834 domain-containing protein, which encodes MKLKYVYLFLALLGICWTWYFNIQFYLTEENTSILNYIAQTKTTFPARSFSADLMVVVFTFFAWYIPEARKLKMKYWWIFIPLTFLVAIAFAFPLFLYFRELKLEKQNE
- a CDS encoding tetratricopeptide repeat protein, which produces MKLAFISIKNNSIITYSPSIKISNWLVFLCVNIFLFVFLSFSVLAQEDSPSYHLEKGNYNQAIRHAQTALKNNNNAFQRGKLLTVISRAYRYQNDYSTALNYAVQANTQFERVEEDKEKAVLGKAEVFTEIGLLYQNWFAYDKAIENFEKAKQIYKSNNKDKEITELNRKIAHNQFLNGDYEKSEQNYIKLLEEDKKTGNKGLISFSLGKLAIVSRVKHPENSLKYSIEKYNLEVEKGDNLEQVAFAANSIGYLYRQLEQEKEAISYFEKALEALGKIKKKDEVVFNNLGVTYTALKKFSAAQAQYQEALKINEEKNDVAAIAESYNYLGANEYLAAHAQEARAKVGKAIAIAEKNNQQSTLADSYLLLSKIWEYEGDFRQSQEAFKKYTDIKEKLEAATAQEKEELQRQRTEAERQETQLVQYENDREQERLRLEKIRSEAEKQAKENQLLKSESELRKSEIENAVLQREQTQQALLLAKNELDAAKRKQDIQILENERRENAAQLREQALEAEKQKKEKEILKQQNQLKELENEKERLETAKQKSSKYIAYLIAIAALVLFGFALFAFIQNKKKNKKIEAQNALLENQKKEIVQKHEELQASEEELRQNSEELQTTNEQLTLVKMSIEEKNLALGASLVELEDQKEIIEKKNQDITSSINYAKRIQTAMLPNVNRVKKALPESFIFFQPRDIVSGDFYWFSQVSDKKCIIAACDCTGHGVPGAFMSLIGNDVLNETVNARNIHEPDQILHDLHFGVINALNQRATDNRDGMDMTLCVVDQESKKVHFAGAKNEVVYIQNGKVERLKGDKMPIGGERLDVERFFHKETVDITAPTTFYMFSDGFQDQFGGEEGRKYMKKRFREFLIEIHNQPFEEQEQILKLEFQSWLGGEYEQIDDVLVIGFKVS